The Candidatus Effluviviaceae Genus I sp. genome segment GCCCTCGCCGCCGCGACGAAGGACGCCGCCCGCTCGAGCACCGCGGGCCCACCGGCCCGTCCGTCGCGCATCACCGCGCTCCCCACGATCACGCCGTCGCAGGCCTCGAGCACACCGGCTACGGAGGCCGCGGTCACGCCGCTCCCGACGAGCACGGGCACGCCGGGGACGGCGGCCCGGACAGCGATGACGCGCTCCATCGGCGTCTCCGAGCCCGTCGCCGGTCCCGTCACGATGAGCGCATGCGCCAGGCCACGCTCCACGGTGTCCCGCGCGATGCGCCCCGGGTCCGTCTCGCCCAGCGGCCGCGCGTGCTTCACGAGAACGTCCGCGAGCACGAGCAGCCCGGGAGCCATGCAGCGGATCGCACGCATGGTCCGGAACGCCGCCCCATGCACGACGCCCTGGTCGGTCACGGCCGCCCCGACGTGCACGTTCACGCGGATGAACGCGCCCCCGGCGGCCGCGGCGATCGCCACCGCCGACTCCGCGTCGTTCCTGAGCACGTTCACGCCGACGGGCACGCGGACGCTGTCGGACACGCGCGCGCCCACCGCCGCGAGTCCCGCGATGGCGCCGCGCCCGGCGAACCCGCGCGAGAACGGCGCATCGCCGTAGTTCTCCACGATCACGGCGTCGAACCCGGCGCGCTCAAGCGTCGTCGCGTCCTCGACGGCCCGGCGCGACACATCCACCATCGGGCCCGACCATCCCGGGCTGCCCGGCAACGACATGACGTGCACCACGCCGATGAGGCACTTCGGCGTGCCGAACAGCGGCTCGGCTCGAGCCATCGCGACTCCGTTCCCCGCGCGACCGGCGTGAGCCCCGGCGCACGGCAGGTCGCCCGCGTCAACTCCTCGTCAGCGACGCCACGGTCTCCGCGTCCAGCTTCTTCACCACCTCAATGATGAGACGGACGACGCAGTCGTAGTCCTTCCTGTGGATGATCCCGACGTGCCCGTGGATGTAGCGGGCCGGCACGCCGAACGTCAAACAGGGCACGCCCTTCCTGTTCAGATGGATGAGGCCGCTGTCGGTCCCGCCCCGCTCCAGGGCCGTGAGGAAGAACGGGATCTTGCTCTTCTCGGCCGTCTCGATGACAAGGTCGCGCAGTCGCCTGTTCGGGATGACGCTCCCGTCGAACACGAGAATGCCGGCGCCGGCGCCGAGCTTCTCGTCGGTGCCATCCATCCCCGGCGTGTCCATCGCGATGCAGACGTCCACGGCGAATCCCACGTCCGGGTCCACCATGTTCGCGCTCGTGCGCGCGCCGCGCAGGCCGACCTCCTCCTGGACCGTCCCGACGCCGTAGAGCGTGTTGGGATGGCCCTTCCCCACCTTCGTGAGGACATCGATCACCGCCGCGCAACCGATCCTGTCGTCCCACGCCTTCGCGAGGTAGGTCTGCTTGTTGCCCAGGATCGTGAACTCGCCCACCGGCACGATGGGATCGCCCAGCCGGATGCCGAGCTTCTTCTTCACGTCGAAGTCGCTCGTCGCCCCCACGTCGATGTACATGTCCTGGAGGTCGATGACCTTCGCCCGCTCCTCCTGCTTGAGGACGTGCGGCGCCTTGGAGCCCGTCACGCCGACGATGTCGCCCTTGCGCGTCCTCACGATGACTCGCTGTGCGAGCACAACGTGCCCCCACCACCCGCCGAGAGGCAGGAACTTGATGTACCCGTCCTTCGTGACGGACTTGACCATGAACCCGACCTCGTCCATGTGGCCGGCGATCATGACCTTCGGCTCGCGCGTCTTCCCTCGCTTCTCCGCCACGAGACTGCCCAGTCTGTCGTAGGTCACCGACGCCGTGCCCTTGAGGTGGGCGGCCATGATGTCCGCCACCTCTTCCTCGAAGCCGGGAACCCCCACCGCCTCCGTGAGCTCCTTGAACAGAAGTTCCGTTCGGTCCACGCCTTCCTCTCCTTCCCGCACGCGGGGGATGACCGGGCCACCGGGCGCCCGGTCTCGTTCTTCGGCTGCCGATTCCTGAATGTGTGTGAGCTTACGCCGACAGCGAGGTGCCGTCAAGCGCTCCGGCCCGGACGCGCGCGGTCCTCCGCTGGTACGCAACTTGCAGAACCCGGTTGTCCGCACTCGGGCCACCGGGTAGAGTCGCGCGTCCGGGCACAGGATGGGAGCGCCGAACGGAGCGCGATGC includes the following:
- a CDS encoding BtpA/SgcQ family protein, which codes for MARAEPLFGTPKCLIGVVHVMSLPGSPGWSGPMVDVSRRAVEDATTLERAGFDAVIVENYGDAPFSRGFAGRGAIAGLAAVGARVSDSVRVPVGVNVLRNDAESAVAIAAAAGGAFIRVNVHVGAAVTDQGVVHGAAFRTMRAIRCMAPGLLVLADVLVKHARPLGETDPGRIARDTVERGLAHALIVTGPATGSETPMERVIAVRAAVPGVPVLVGSGVTAASVAGVLEACDGVIVGSAVMRDGRAGGPAVLERAASFVAAARAGRR
- a CDS encoding M42 family metallopeptidase; translation: MAAHLKGTASVTYDRLGSLVAEKRGKTREPKVMIAGHMDEVGFMVKSVTKDGYIKFLPLGGWWGHVVLAQRVIVRTRKGDIVGVTGSKAPHVLKQEERAKVIDLQDMYIDVGATSDFDVKKKLGIRLGDPIVPVGEFTILGNKQTYLAKAWDDRIGCAAVIDVLTKVGKGHPNTLYGVGTVQEEVGLRGARTSANMVDPDVGFAVDVCIAMDTPGMDGTDEKLGAGAGILVFDGSVIPNRRLRDLVIETAEKSKIPFFLTALERGGTDSGLIHLNRKGVPCLTFGVPARYIHGHVGIIHRKDYDCVVRLIIEVVKKLDAETVASLTRS